TAACTGGTTTGCTCCTGATTGAGTTGCCTTCTTAAAGTCCTAACCGAGCATCCATGTTGGACGGCAATGTCATCAATAGAAGGAAACATACCAACACTCTGATAGAGAAAGGCTTTGATCTGATTACTTAATCGTGTAGGTGATTGCAATACTGCCATCACAGACTCACAGGAGTTGAGATAGGTATTGAGTAAATCTGAATTGTGGCTAGCTAACTTCCAATCCATAACATTGGCATTAAAAGTCAGCGCGCAGCGTGGTTGTTCAAACAACACACTACAGCAGAAACGCTCTGTGTAGTGAGTGGCGTAATCAGGTTTTGGGTATGGCAGTTCCAGCTTATCTATCATCAAGCGCTGCCCAGTCAGTTCAAAAAATAAAGAGGTAATAGAACTAAAAAAGTACTCTGTACAAAAAGGGAGTAGTTGACCAATCTCCAAATCATTTTCAATCTCAATGGAGGCTGTGTCAGCATCGCGACATACTCTTACAGAAAAAATAGGGCCATTGAGATCCAGATATTTAAACCCTGCCTTAATCGCTTCAAAGACAGTTCGACTACTCAAAACAGCGTAACCAAGGATACCAAAATGGCTCAGCGTCGCTCGCTCACCAAGCAACAATCCCAAACTGATATTGGGAAAGAATCTCTGTACGTATCGAAATATCAAGAACTTGTCTGAATAGCTGATATGACTTTCCTGGCTGCGCCAGTCTATGGACCGTAAACCTGCTTGGTTGAGTAAGCTATCCACATCTAGGCCATATTCTTGCACGACACTAAGCAGCAAAGAGATATCGAATACCCCCAACTGATATCGATGATCAACCGGCAGATATTGTGCGATGATCGCCATGCCTATTCCTCGTTCGACCTAATCTTCAGGATAACGGAGTTCACTCTCTTTAATTGTGATATTAGTTAACTTTATGACCGAAAATGACCTGTTTAATCTCACCCAAACACGCAACACTAATGGAAATGTTATTGAATTGTGAAGTTATCATAATGCTGAGCCAAGCTGCCCCTGAATACCTTATCCAATCGAATGGAAAGCCTTGTTTCGGTCATTTTGATGGCGTACCACAACAATTGGGAATCCAGCGCTTTACATACTGCAATAACATGGATCGCAAAGTCGGTAGACTGAAAAAATACCTTCACTACAAGCAGTTTCAATTTGTCAGCATCATGACACCACGCTACGTGATTGGCCTAGCCATCGCAGATATTCGCTATGTAGGATCTGCATTTTGTTATGTTTACGACGTCCAAACCGACACTCTGGTAGAGCAAAGCTGGTTAAGACCTTTAAACATCGACAAACAAATGTCCCCATCTCCATATCAAGGATCCAGTCACATCGCGGCCAAAAAGCTGGTGTTTGAGATTACTTACCCCAATTGGCAGGTCAAAGCCAACACCGAGCTGTTACAACTCGATGTTTCGCTCCAACCGCCAAGCAGCAGCTTGCCGCTCTCACTTTGCACGCCTACTGGCTATAACGGCTGGACCTACACCAAAAAGCACAACGCGCTGGCCGTTAAGGGAAATATTACGGTAGATGGAAACCAGATTGACACCTCTCTCGCGTTGGGTGGCTATGACTTTTCAGCGGGCTATATGCGACGCGAAACAAGTTGGCGATGGGCAAGCATCAATGGTTTCAGTGACAAGAGCAAGCTTGGCCTCAACTTAGCTGCAGGGGTTAACGAAACGGGCAGTCATGAGAATGCTTTATGGGATAATGAAAAGCGGCACTTACTAGGGGCTGTCCACTTCCATTTTGATCGCCAAGCAACACAAAAGAAATGGCGTATTTTCTCTGATGATGGTCGAGTCGACTTGACTTTTACCCCACTTAACAACAGAAGTGAAAAACTTAACTTGTGGGTTTTGCAGAGCAACTTCCGCCAGTTTATCGGCTACTTTTCTGGCTTTATCAAAGATGAAAACGGCGCACTTCACACAGTAGAACAGCAACTTGGTTTAACCGAAGATCACTTCGCTCGCTGGTAATATTTTCGGAGCTTTGTATGAATTTCAGTATTCTTATCGACAACCCTGAATGGCTTCTGATGCTATTAGCACCTCTTTTTATTGGTTTGATGTTGGCTGAGTACTTCATCGGCCAAAAACGCGGTCACCTTCCACAAAACTCATCCTATTTTCTTCCAGAAGTATTATGTAACTTTGCTCTCGCGGGCCTGCATCAACTAGCGGACCTGTTAACTGGGCTTTTAATCATTCAACTTTACATGTGGTTGTTTGGCTGGCGACTGATGGACGTAGAAATGGGTGCTGCGAGCTTTATTATTCTGCTCATACTGCAAGATTTTTTCTACTACTGGTTTCATCGCGCCAGTCATCGCACTCGCTGGATGTGGGCTGCGCACGTTGCTCATCACAGCTCTGAACGCATGAACTTCAGCACGGCTTTTCGACAAAGCTTAATGTACCCCATTGCGGGGATGTGGCTATTCTGGGTGCCGCTTGTGATCATAGGATTCGAGCCTAAATGGGTCATTTTTGCCGTACTATTAAACTTAGGTTTGCAGTTCTTTGTTCACACTCAGTGGGTTCGAACACTTGGCCCATTGGAATATCTATTTAATACCCCTTCTCATCACAGAGTGCATCATGGGCATAACCCTCAGTACATCGATAAAAACTACGCTGGTGTACTGATTATCTGGGACAAACTGTTCGGTACCTTTGAACCTGAAGTTGAAACCGTACGCTACGGTGTCACTAAACCCATCAACAGCTTCAATCCACTGGTAGTGACATTTAGAGAATGGGGAGACCTCTTTCGCGATTTACGCCAGAAGAAGTTATCTTTTTGGCAAAAACTGCGCATTATATTCTCCCCACCCAATGACTAAAGAATACGTGTTCCTGATAAAACGCGCTTCATTCAACACTGATTAATGGCAGAGTTATTTTTGTTTTAACCTGCGACTAAATTGCCCCGGAGTGATCAAGGCGAAATTTTTGAACTCTCTCGTCATATGCGCTTGATCGGAAAAACCTTGATAGGCGGCCAGTTCGGCTAATGAGAGTTCTGGGTTGTCTCTCAGCTCTTGAATGCTGGCGTGGACTCGACGAAGACGTTGGAAATGCTTTGGGCTCATACCCACCCAATGTTTGAATTTACGTTCTACCTGCCTTTGGTTTTCTCCAAAGCTCTCGCCTATCTTGCCATCCTGCGCAAGATGAATCAGTTTAGCTCTCTCTTCATCCATAGCTATTTGAGATACGGCTTCTGAGCACCAATCCATCAGAAGCGCTATTCGCTTGGTATGACTCTGGTGCTCGGATAGTTGCTTAACCAAAGACTCTGAAGGTTCAAAACAAAACACGTCTTGATGGCTTTCTCTATTTGCTTCAACGAGCTCTTCCAAGAATGAAAACTGCATACCTGGATGAAAACGGACGCCGCAAAGCTGAGCCTCGCAGGAAATCGTGATGTTCTTAGTGACTCTGCTATATGGCTGATACATCACGCTTTCACCATATGTTTTGCCTTCTAAACTCACCTGCCCTTGTAATACAAACATCACCCCAGAGCCTCCATCGCAATAGAGAGGTTTGGAGACAGCTTGCCCACAAGGCACTTTAGCCGACCATATTGCCTGAATATGGTCGGCTAGCAGGCCGTCTGGATTGACTATTTCAAAATCCATTTGTTGAGCAATGCTCCTGTCGTTATTCTGCCGACAGACTGCCTATTTCAGGCTTGAACGTTTTGGCAATGCGATTCCAGCTGTTAATTGCATTTATAGCCAGCGTGAGGATAACCAGTCCCTGCTCACCAAACGTGTTCAGTGTTGCCTGATATGCACTTTCGTCGACATCGCCACCTTTTGTGATACATTCGGACCAATGTAGCGCAACTTTTTCCTCATCGCTATATTCGGGCATATCTCGCCAAGCATTGAGCCCAATGAGACGAGAGTATGACTCTCCTTGTTTCAATGCTTCTTTGCTGTGCATGTCAATACAAAATGCACACTGGTTGATCTGCGACACGCGAAGTTTAACCAGCTCCCAGATGGTGATCGATAGCGTGTCTTGTTGCTCAAACTGATTGCGAAGGTAGGTTTCCTGAGCCATCAAAATCTGGATGCCTTCAGGGGCGGCATTGAAGTAGTTCAATCTCGTTTTCATCTGCGGTTCTCCTTAGTTTCTATTATTAGATTACCTGCAGTAAAAAACCAAAGATTGAAGATTTTCGACATCCCTCCCAACCAATGTTGTCTATGCTTTTAAAATACTCTCTACTACAAGGAAGCAACTATATGCGCAATCTGACACTGATGCTCTTGAGTCTCATGCTACTGGCGTTACCAGTCCGCGGTGATGTCCTCACCCTCACGTCTCTGGAATGGCCTCCCTATGCAGGAAGAAGTCTCGACTCTCAAGGTGCCTCTGTAGCCGTTGTTAAAGCCGCTGTCGAAGCCATGGGACATGAGTTAACTGTTGAGTTTTACCCCTGGGAGCGAGCTGTTCACCTTGCAAAAAATCAAGCCAAATATGCCGGATACTTTCCTGAGTACTATTTTGAGGCATCCGATCTAATCTTTTCAGAGCCGATAGGAACAGGCCCTCTTGGCTTTGTAGAGAACAAAGCGAATCCTGTATCGTGGAGTAACTTGCAGGATTTAAAATCAACCAAAATAGGCGTGGTTCGTGGTTATGTGAATACCGATGAACTCGATAGCATGATTGCCAGTGGCGCACTTCAATCGGAAGCGGTCACCAGTGATAGCCAAAACCTGAAAAAAGTTTCAGGGCAACGCATCCCTCTCGCCGTAATTGACAGTAACGTTCTCAACTATTTACTCGCCAGTGATAAGGCCCTCGCAGGGGCGAAGAACCAACTGCAGATGAACTCTAAACTATTGGAAGAGAAAGAATTGTTCATTGCATTTGCTAACGACGAAACCGGCATGAAATGGAAATCGATTATTGATCAAGGGTTGAAAAAGATTAACGCCAATCAAATTATGGCCGACTATTTCAATCAATAATGCTTGTATGACATAAGCAAATGGGAGCAAGGTTCCCATTTGCTGCGCATACCGAACAGACTCACAGATAACGATGACTGATCGCTGTCCATTGCTTATCACCTATTTTCTCAGTTACTGCATTAACAAACTTTATAGATAAGCTTCCATCAGTTTCAAAGTTCAATTGACTCAACAAGCTGTCTAGACTTGAGCCTGTGCGATTCAAGGCTGCATCCAGTTCATACCAAAACGCAGAGCCTTTAAAGTAAAACATCGGATAGTATTGCCCCGCTCCCTGTTCACTGAAGAGACGGTTTGCTTCAATAAGCCCTGTGCCCGAGAAAGGGAAATTTTGAGCAAAGCCATGCCAGAAATGAATCGGGTCATCCGCAGCATAAGGCGTAGTTTGCAGTGATTTTATCGCGTAGTACTCGGCAAGACTTTCCGCTACCCAAGTCGGCCTGCTGGCTGTATCTAACACATGGACTGACTCATGCGCAGCAATCTTAAGAAGCATCTTTAATGAAACTGGTGTGAGTTTTCCTTGCTCTAACCAGGCATTAATCAAAATCATGTTCTGGCCGGCGGCTCCACTTAAGCTCCCTGACGAACGGTCCTTTTTGAAAAAGGCCATCTGCCAGTCTCGTCGCTGTGTATTCGAGAATACGCTGTTCAAGTAACGTAGTGACGTTTCCAATACCGGTTTCCATTGCTCTACTTGCTTCATCACTTGAGGGGCATCGCTGAAAACGGTCACTTTTTTGTCATTGATGTTTAGTTCTGTACTTTCCATTCCCCAAACAACAAACATGGGAGGCGCTGATAACTCAGGCATCTCCTGGCAATTTTGCTCCGGAGTGCAAACGCGAATATTACGACTCCCTTTGACACGTGGCAGAGAATTCCACTCACTAATGAAATACCAACCCTTATCAACGCTTCGACTATCAATTTGTTGTGAGATATCCATACCGTGATCAGGTGTGTGTTCCATTTTCAAAGACCATTCAATCTGCTGGCATTTCTGAGAATGCAAACCATCTAGAGCCGTGATAGTGCCCGAAGCGGTTTGGCAGGATATTACTGGCTGGTCACTATGGGTTAAGGTGCGTGCAGGTGATACTTTTACTTGCTCTAAGCCACTTGTATCTACATTGACGATGACTTTGTCTGCATCGTCAGGGTCAATCGACAATTGATAGGTGAGAGAGGGATTAGCAAATACGCCGCTAGAGACAAACAAAGTGCCAAAGAGCAAAACATCTTTAAAACTAGACATAAATTTATAGAGTTAGCAAACTTGTTTGGTAGGACATCCGCCACACAAATAAAGTTCGACCAACAAAACGAAAAACTGAATATTTATCATCACTGGCAAATCAGTTAAGCTAACTTCAATTTCATTTTGGGTTGATTGCCTTGTTACAAAATCGTTCATTAGCTATTGTTTTTCTTCTCACTTTTGCACTATTTTTTATGGGTGTAGCGGTCGGCGTACCAGCTGGTGAAAAAGCAACGATAGCGTTGACTCACAGCACAATAACTCTCGACAGCCTCTCTCAGGTTCATCCAATAGAATGCCCAAAGTCCAATCACAGTGAGGGTAAGGCATCGCATCACTGCTGTGCCTCAGTTTGCCTGCTGAAAGTACCTTATATCTCCGGACTGATCTTTGCAGATGCAATCCCTACTTCACTGGCACTTATCAATCAAGATAAGGCCGAAAAAGCAGTGGCTCGTATTCAGGCTCTGTTCCGCCCTCCTATTGCGTAATTCTTAATGTTCACGTTCACTCCGGTTATTTACCGGCAAACAACTGTATTTATTAGGAATTTATTCAATGAAAAAACTATTCGCCCTATTTGCCACCTTGATATTTTCACTCGCCGCTAACGCCGCTAAGTTCGAAGAAGGAACACATTACAAAGTGCTCGAAACGGATAAATCGAAAACGCCGAAAGTCACTGAGTTTTTCTCTTTCTACTGCCCACATTGTTATAACTTTGAACCTGCGATCGGTCGCCTTAAAGCATCGCTTCCAGAAGGCGCAAAGTTCGAGAAAGTGCACGTTGCTTTTATGGGGGGTGGCATGGCGATACCAATGGCCAAATCCTACGCGACCATGGTAGCACTGGATGTCGAAAAGAGCTTGGTACCGGCTATGTTTAAGCAAATTCACGAGCGTCGCAGCGCACCTAAAGATGAAAACGCACTTCGCCAAATTTTTATCGATAATGGCGTTGATGCCAAAAAGTTTGACTCAACGTACAACAGCTTTGTGGTGAACTCGATGCAAAAGCGTTTCGACAAGCAATTTAAGCAAAGTACGCTGACTGGTGTACCAGGCGTGTTAGTAAATGATAAATACATCGTTAACGCCGATAAAATTGGCTCTTTTGAAGAGTACAATGAGCTGGTCAATTACCTGTTGACGCTGTAACAACAAAGGCCAGAGCTGTTGCTCTGGCCTTTTACTATTCTGAGATTACCTGTTTAAAAGCCATCCCCCTTGTTCCGCTGCCTCGACTTGTCGCTGTGGCATTTCATACACTGCCACACTGAACGGGTTGCTTTAGGTTGCCAGCCAAAGGATAAATCGAACGTCTGCGCCCCTTCACTTCCCAACATCGTGAACCCATACTCTTCGGCTGTAACCTCACCACTGAAAAGAATTAACGCAGAAGAATCAACAAAGATTGCCATCCTGATCAAGGCGAGCTAGAGCCTGCATCCAGTCGTTGTCGACGATCTAGCTAATGGTCGACTAATAGACTCTCGAACAAGACGTGCCTGATCCCAAACCTATCCATTTGCTGTATAAGAGCAAACGACTCTCTTTGAAAAATCGGATCTTTGCCGATTGCCTCCTTAATAATTGCCGACAAGGTCAATTGAGATAAGGCATAACAGGCTGATATGATAACGAAAAATAAAAGGACACAGCACATGACAGTTGAAAAATTTGAACATATCTATCAACGAGCAGCAGAGCGCAAAGGGGGTGAAGAGCAGCTGGAAGCCTTGCTTTCTAACCCTCTCAGCAAAGCAGAAATCGCGGCCATTCCCAACGATCGCTGGTTATCTGCATTCAGTATGAAGGTATTTCAAAGTGGTATTTCATGGGCTGTGGTTCGAAAAAAATGGCCTAACTTTGAAGAGGTCTTCTTCGGTTTTAAAATCGAACCCCTATTGATGTTGTCTGATGAGCAATGGGATAACAAAGCCGCGGATAAACGCATTATTCGCCATCACGCTAAAGTAAAATCAATACATGCTAACGCACAAATGATTCATGAAGCATCTCTGGAACATGGCTCTTTCGGTAACATGATCGCCGAATGGCCGGGCGAAACCATTACCGAATTGTGGCGTTTCCTGAAGAAGAAAGGGAGTCGACTGGGA
This window of the Vibrio neptunius genome carries:
- a CDS encoding carboxymuconolactone decarboxylase family protein; this translates as MKTRLNYFNAAPEGIQILMAQETYLRNQFEQQDTLSITIWELVKLRVSQINQCAFCIDMHSKEALKQGESYSRLIGLNAWRDMPEYSDEEKVALHWSECITKGGDVDESAYQATLNTFGEQGLVILTLAINAINSWNRIAKTFKPEIGSLSAE
- a CDS encoding AraC family transcriptional regulator translates to MAIIAQYLPVDHRYQLGVFDISLLLSVVQEYGLDVDSLLNQAGLRSIDWRSQESHISYSDKFLIFRYVQRFFPNISLGLLLGERATLSHFGILGYAVLSSRTVFEAIKAGFKYLDLNGPIFSVRVCRDADTASIEIENDLEIGQLLPFCTEYFFSSITSLFFELTGQRLMIDKLELPYPKPDYATHYTERFCCSVLFEQPRCALTFNANVMDWKLASHNSDLLNTYLNSCESVMAVLQSPTRLSNQIKAFLYQSVGMFPSIDDIAVQHGCSVRTLRRQLNQEQTSYRELVDEVRFELSKEFLLRTYLTIEEIAFRLGYSDSANFRRSFKRWSGTVPNAFRAL
- a CDS encoding DNA-3-methyladenine glycosylase I is translated as MTVEKFEHIYQRAAERKGGEEQLEALLSNPLSKAEIAAIPNDRWLSAFSMKVFQSGISWAVVRKKWPNFEEVFFGFKIEPLLMLSDEQWDNKAADKRIIRHHAKVKSIHANAQMIHEASLEHGSFGNMIAEWPGETITELWRFLKKKGSRLGGNTGPYSLRQMGVDTFIMSGDVEAYLRNCKIIEGGRDTKRSLDAANKAFAEWQQQSGRSLTHISQTIAFSSGDNRV
- a CDS encoding helix-turn-helix domain-containing protein, translated to MDFEIVNPDGLLADHIQAIWSAKVPCGQAVSKPLYCDGGSGVMFVLQGQVSLEGKTYGESVMYQPYSRVTKNITISCEAQLCGVRFHPGMQFSFLEELVEANRESHQDVFCFEPSESLVKQLSEHQSHTKRIALLMDWCSEAVSQIAMDEERAKLIHLAQDGKIGESFGENQRQVERKFKHWVGMSPKHFQRLRRVHASIQELRDNPELSLAELAAYQGFSDQAHMTREFKNFALITPGQFSRRLKQK
- a CDS encoding transporter substrate-binding domain-containing protein — translated: MRNLTLMLLSLMLLALPVRGDVLTLTSLEWPPYAGRSLDSQGASVAVVKAAVEAMGHELTVEFYPWERAVHLAKNQAKYAGYFPEYYFEASDLIFSEPIGTGPLGFVENKANPVSWSNLQDLKSTKIGVVRGYVNTDELDSMIASGALQSEAVTSDSQNLKKVSGQRIPLAVIDSNVLNYLLASDKALAGAKNQLQMNSKLLEEKELFIAFANDETGMKWKSIIDQGLKKINANQIMADYFNQ
- a CDS encoding DUF2804 domain-containing protein, with translation MMLSQAAPEYLIQSNGKPCFGHFDGVPQQLGIQRFTYCNNMDRKVGRLKKYLHYKQFQFVSIMTPRYVIGLAIADIRYVGSAFCYVYDVQTDTLVEQSWLRPLNIDKQMSPSPYQGSSHIAAKKLVFEITYPNWQVKANTELLQLDVSLQPPSSSLPLSLCTPTGYNGWTYTKKHNALAVKGNITVDGNQIDTSLALGGYDFSAGYMRRETSWRWASINGFSDKSKLGLNLAAGVNETGSHENALWDNEKRHLLGAVHFHFDRQATQKKWRIFSDDGRVDLTFTPLNNRSEKLNLWVLQSNFRQFIGYFSGFIKDENGALHTVEQQLGLTEDHFARW
- a CDS encoding sterol desaturase family protein, producing the protein MNFSILIDNPEWLLMLLAPLFIGLMLAEYFIGQKRGHLPQNSSYFLPEVLCNFALAGLHQLADLLTGLLIIQLYMWLFGWRLMDVEMGAASFIILLILQDFFYYWFHRASHRTRWMWAAHVAHHSSERMNFSTAFRQSLMYPIAGMWLFWVPLVIIGFEPKWVIFAVLLNLGLQFFVHTQWVRTLGPLEYLFNTPSHHRVHHGHNPQYIDKNYAGVLIIWDKLFGTFEPEVETVRYGVTKPINSFNPLVVTFREWGDLFRDLRQKKLSFWQKLRIIFSPPND
- a CDS encoding thiol:disulfide interchange protein DsbA/DsbL, with amino-acid sequence MKKLFALFATLIFSLAANAAKFEEGTHYKVLETDKSKTPKVTEFFSFYCPHCYNFEPAIGRLKASLPEGAKFEKVHVAFMGGGMAIPMAKSYATMVALDVEKSLVPAMFKQIHERRSAPKDENALRQIFIDNGVDAKKFDSTYNSFVVNSMQKRFDKQFKQSTLTGVPGVLVNDKYIVNADKIGSFEEYNELVNYLLTL